The Halofilum ochraceum genome includes a region encoding these proteins:
- a CDS encoding DUF938 domain-containing protein, with protein sequence MIRHSSHDTGGSPDLPHSPAAERNAAPIIEQLRRLLPSRGRVLEIASGTGQHAVQFAQALGGVEWQPSDTDPRALQAVRIRAERAALPNLLPPVELDVEASAWPLAHAEAIVCVNLLHVSPWSATEGLLAGARRCLPAGGILVVYGPFRFSGEHIAESNARFDADLRAREPSWGIRDVDEVAATASGHGLDHDETIALPANNHLLVFRRRESSPASP encoded by the coding sequence GTGATACGGCATTCCTCGCATGATACCGGCGGCAGTCCCGATCTGCCGCACAGCCCCGCGGCGGAACGCAATGCGGCGCCCATTATCGAGCAGCTGCGGCGACTGCTGCCGTCCCGCGGCCGGGTGCTGGAGATCGCCAGCGGCACGGGGCAGCACGCGGTCCAGTTCGCGCAGGCGCTCGGCGGTGTGGAATGGCAACCCTCGGATACCGATCCCCGCGCCCTGCAGGCCGTTCGCATCCGGGCCGAGCGGGCCGCCCTGCCCAATCTGCTGCCTCCGGTGGAACTCGATGTCGAGGCATCGGCGTGGCCGCTGGCACACGCGGAGGCGATCGTCTGCGTGAATCTGCTGCATGTCTCGCCCTGGTCGGCGACGGAGGGATTGCTCGCCGGGGCGCGTCGATGCCTGCCCGCCGGCGGCATCCTGGTCGTCTACGGTCCATTCCGGTTTTCGGGCGAGCACATCGCGGAGAGCAATGCGCGTTTCGATGCGGACCTGCGTGCGCGGGAACCGTCGTGGGGCATCCGGGATGTCGACGAGGTCGCGGCGACCGCCTCCGGCCATGGCCTCGACCATGATGAAACGATCGCCCTGCCGGCGAACAACCACCTGCTCGTTTTCCGGCGTCGCGAGTCTTCGCCTGCATCCCCGTAG
- a CDS encoding NAD(P)H-dependent oxidoreductase has translation MPASILIIQGHPDPDQKHFCHALADAYAEAAEQAGHSVRRVEIARLEFPLIRQAEDWKHGEAPPAIADVQAELLRAGHIVIIYPLWLGTMPALLKGFLEQVFRQSFAFGADPMRPERKLRGRSARVVVTMGMPGWIYRAYFMAHGLKNLERNILRFCGIRPVRSSLVGMVEGDSARRGRWLERMRRLGAAAR, from the coding sequence ATGCCTGCCAGCATCCTGATCATCCAGGGTCACCCGGACCCGGATCAGAAGCACTTCTGTCATGCCCTGGCCGACGCGTATGCGGAGGCAGCCGAACAGGCCGGTCATTCGGTGCGGCGCGTGGAAATCGCGCGACTGGAGTTTCCACTGATACGGCAGGCCGAAGACTGGAAGCACGGCGAAGCGCCACCGGCGATCGCCGATGTCCAGGCGGAACTGCTCCGCGCTGGACACATCGTCATCATCTATCCGCTGTGGCTCGGGACCATGCCCGCGCTCCTCAAAGGTTTTCTCGAGCAGGTGTTCCGGCAGTCCTTCGCGTTCGGCGCGGACCCGATGCGGCCGGAGCGCAAGCTGCGCGGGCGCTCGGCGCGCGTCGTGGTGACCATGGGCATGCCCGGTTGGATTTACAGGGCGTACTTCATGGCTCATGGGCTCAAGAATCTCGAACGCAATATTCTGCGTTTCTGCGGCATCCGTCCCGTGCGTTCCAGCCTGGTGGGCATGGTGGAGGGAGACTCCGCTCGCCGCGGGCGCTGGCTTGAACGCATGCGTCGCCTGGGCGCCGCCGCCCGTTAA
- the mtgA gene encoding monofunctional biosynthetic peptidoglycan transglycosylase yields the protein MRRRNRRLLIRLAGAALGVAAVVLIGIQTWYLGWIVHYADHDPQTTAFMEIRRADGKALDHRWVEYDGISHWLKRAVIAAEDARFMEHGGIDWTALHKAMEENREAGEVVRGGSTITQQLAKNLFLSPRQTYLRKAQEAVIAVMLEAVLDKRRILELYLNIIEWGDGVFGAAAAARHYYDTPVGSISRWQAAVLAARIPNPRFYDRRGTTPWLLERAGDIHGWSNQVRIPDR from the coding sequence ATGCGACGCAGGAACCGACGGCTGTTGATCCGGCTCGCCGGCGCGGCGCTTGGCGTGGCGGCGGTCGTTCTGATCGGGATCCAGACCTGGTACCTCGGCTGGATCGTGCACTATGCCGATCACGATCCCCAGACGACCGCTTTCATGGAAATCCGGCGCGCCGATGGCAAAGCGCTCGATCACCGCTGGGTCGAGTACGACGGGATCTCGCACTGGCTCAAACGCGCCGTCATCGCCGCCGAGGATGCGCGCTTCATGGAGCATGGCGGCATCGACTGGACCGCCCTGCACAAAGCCATGGAAGAGAACCGCGAGGCCGGCGAAGTCGTGCGGGGCGGTTCCACGATCACGCAGCAGCTGGCCAAGAATCTGTTCCTTTCGCCGCGCCAGACGTATCTGCGCAAAGCGCAGGAGGCGGTTATCGCCGTGATGCTGGAGGCGGTGCTCGACAAGCGCCGCATCCTCGAGCTGTACCTCAACATCATCGAATGGGGCGATGGCGTTTTCGGTGCCGCGGCGGCGGCGCGTCACTATTACGATACGCCCGTCGGTTCCATCAGCCGCTGGCAGGCCGCCGTCCTCGCCGCGCGCATACCGAACCCGCGTTTCTACGATCGCCGCGGCACCACGCCCTGGCTGCTGGAACGCGCTGGCGATATCCACGGCTGGAGCAATCAGGTGCGCATCCCGGATCGCTGA
- a CDS encoding asparaginase — protein sequence MNQRDDRPVGLIYTGGTFGMQQSDRGYEPSEDLPQRVERDVPELHASGMPPIEWIEHDAGPPLNSSDVTPPLWYALANTIRAHADRCRGFVVIHGTDTLAYTGSALSFLQPAGNQPVIVTGASRPLGEPGSDAPANLLNSLRVIAAAVTSETGIVFGDRLLRANRATKRHGSYTQPFVSPVCDPLAQIGERIEYRASAGGERPADTAGIRATDAADVRIAMLPAYPGLDARTFNAVVGSGVQGIVLEAYPAGIGPGGDRAFVDAVAAAHARGVVVGAVSQARDGRIRMGRYASSTPLATAGVVSGGDMTREAALAKLHVLFAGGATPESAREQFARNLQGELTDE from the coding sequence ATGAATCAACGCGACGACCGCCCCGTGGGCCTGATCTACACCGGCGGTACCTTCGGCATGCAGCAATCGGACCGCGGTTACGAACCTTCCGAAGATCTGCCGCAGCGGGTCGAACGCGATGTACCCGAGCTGCATGCGTCCGGGATGCCGCCGATCGAATGGATCGAGCACGACGCGGGACCGCCGCTGAACAGTTCCGACGTCACCCCGCCGTTATGGTACGCGCTGGCGAATACCATCCGGGCGCATGCCGACCGCTGCCGCGGCTTCGTGGTGATCCACGGCACCGACACACTCGCCTACACGGGGTCCGCGCTCTCGTTTCTCCAGCCCGCCGGTAACCAGCCCGTGATCGTGACCGGTGCCAGCCGCCCACTGGGCGAGCCCGGCAGCGATGCCCCTGCGAATCTGCTGAATTCACTCCGCGTCATCGCGGCCGCGGTGACCTCGGAGACCGGGATCGTCTTCGGCGATCGACTGCTGCGCGCGAATCGGGCCACCAAACGCCACGGTAGTTACACGCAGCCGTTCGTGAGCCCCGTCTGCGACCCGCTGGCGCAGATCGGCGAGCGAATCGAGTATCGCGCGAGTGCCGGCGGCGAACGCCCCGCGGATACCGCTGGTATTCGCGCGACCGATGCGGCAGATGTCCGTATCGCGATGCTCCCCGCCTACCCCGGGCTCGACGCCCGTACCTTCAATGCCGTGGTCGGCAGCGGCGTGCAGGGTATCGTACTGGAAGCGTATCCCGCCGGCATCGGGCCCGGTGGCGACCGGGCATTCGTCGATGCGGTGGCCGCCGCGCATGCGCGCGGTGTCGTGGTCGGCGCGGTATCGCAGGCGCGCGATGGCCGCATCCGCATGGGTCGCTACGCCTCCAGTACACCGCTGGCCACGGCCGGCGTCGTCAGCGGTGGGGACATGACGCGCGAGGCCGCGCTCGCGAAGCTGCACGTCCTGTTCGCCGGAGGCGCCACACCAGAGTCCGCGCGCGAGCAGTTCGCGCGCAATCTGCAGGGTGAATTGACCGATGAGTGA
- a CDS encoding alpha/beta hydrolase codes for MANAGGAGWWHGWPVPGLVLVAMLLAGCTATDPLYRPAERLYTAEPEPDYAAYLSGARRHLQEYTVAVDGFDRERQIEWRMPFERAPAAHCDPSETTGLLLIHGLADTPFIFRDLADRLAARCVRVRAILLPGHGTRPGDLVTAESAHWLEAARVHARGLSEQVDRLYVGGHSLGGAIATVLALEDPSVQGLVAFAPAWELAGLRDVLWLGTLAEPFIDFIEREPEPNPVKYESLAVNTGDEMGEMLGRVQSELEARPSIDDLPLLLVATEADSVIDLDYLQRNFRERFTHPDSHMLVYRDTREPLPSWWQSRRMSERMAWLPEHRIVEMSHQSLPVGAGNPLYGMDGLIRHCLEPNGVSREECLARDPQSIRYAAYRGEAERTGRYLTSRLTWNPHFDDLVERVARLLDAR; via the coding sequence ATGGCGAATGCAGGTGGAGCGGGTTGGTGGCACGGGTGGCCCGTCCCCGGGCTCGTGCTGGTTGCGATGCTGCTCGCCGGCTGCACCGCGACCGATCCGCTCTACCGCCCGGCCGAGCGCCTTTACACGGCCGAGCCGGAGCCGGATTACGCGGCCTACCTGAGCGGTGCGCGCCGGCATCTCCAGGAATACACGGTTGCCGTCGACGGTTTCGACCGCGAGCGGCAGATCGAGTGGCGCATGCCCTTCGAACGGGCGCCCGCGGCCCATTGCGACCCCTCCGAAACGACCGGACTGCTGCTGATCCATGGGCTGGCCGATACGCCGTTCATTTTTCGGGATCTGGCCGATCGTCTCGCCGCACGCTGCGTGCGCGTGCGCGCGATCCTGCTGCCGGGGCATGGCACCCGGCCGGGCGATCTGGTGACCGCGGAATCGGCGCACTGGCTCGAAGCCGCCCGCGTGCATGCGCGCGGGCTGTCCGAGCAGGTCGATCGCCTCTACGTCGGCGGCCATTCGCTGGGTGGCGCGATCGCGACCGTGCTGGCGCTCGAGGATCCGTCCGTGCAGGGGCTGGTCGCCTTTGCGCCCGCGTGGGAACTGGCCGGGCTGCGCGACGTGCTGTGGCTGGGGACCCTGGCCGAACCGTTCATCGATTTCATCGAGCGCGAACCCGAACCGAATCCCGTGAAATACGAGAGTCTCGCCGTGAATACGGGCGACGAGATGGGGGAGATGCTGGGGCGCGTGCAGTCGGAACTGGAGGCGCGCCCGTCCATCGACGATCTGCCGCTGCTGCTGGTGGCGACCGAGGCCGACTCGGTCATCGATCTCGATTACCTCCAGCGGAATTTCCGCGAGCGGTTCACGCATCCTGACAGCCATATGCTGGTTTATCGGGATACCCGCGAACCGCTGCCGTCGTGGTGGCAGTCTCGACGCATGAGCGAGCGTATGGCCTGGTTGCCGGAACACCGGATCGTGGAGATGTCGCACCAGTCGCTGCCCGTCGGGGCGGGCAATCCGCTCTATGGGATGGACGGCCTGATCCGTCACTGTCTGGAACCAAACGGGGTCTCGCGCGAGGAATGCCTTGCGCGTGATCCGCAGAGCATCCGGTACGCCGCTTACCGGGGCGAGGCGGAACGCACGGGCCGGTATCTGACATCGCGGCTCACCTGGAACCCGCATTTCGACGACCTGGTGGAGCGGGTCGCGCGTCTGCTCGACGCTAGGTGA
- a CDS encoding MFS transporter: MRRIVIPRPPTPPLPRIQDHAVFSAAGSVWALLVGMGLLLLGNGLQGSLLGVRAAEESFGSTVTGVVMSGYFVGFLIGSQIAPRTIRRVGHLRVFAAVAALASIAILLQSLFVTPTVWALMRVLTGYCLASAYIVTESWLNDRVTNEHRGGLLSVYMIVSYFGMGGGQLLLNTGDPVAHELFILVSVLISFAAIPILFSITPQPVQEAPERLGAPALYRISPLGVFGSFSTGILQGAVFGMGAVYGRTAGLSVGQISVFMFILIAAPALAQWPIGKLSDRMDRRKVITGLAAFGAIASLVAILVTGTWPRLLVYLAAAIGVGPMLLYSLFIAYTNDHLRAEQMVAASSTLILVFGIGATLGPSTAGILMDAFGPTGFLVLLAGAQTGIVAFALHRMRITRTGPVEAQSPWSTNPARTAALSPALAEVAAETADESATTAAGAEAADTAPGGHGTAADEDDTGSPGQPEEPGR, translated from the coding sequence ATGCGCCGTATCGTAATCCCGCGGCCGCCGACGCCCCCGCTTCCGCGGATCCAGGATCACGCCGTGTTCAGCGCCGCCGGCAGCGTATGGGCGCTGCTCGTGGGGATGGGCCTCCTGCTGCTCGGCAACGGCCTGCAGGGCAGCCTGCTCGGCGTGCGCGCGGCCGAGGAATCCTTCGGCTCGACGGTGACCGGCGTCGTCATGTCGGGTTACTTCGTCGGCTTCCTGATCGGCTCGCAGATCGCCCCGCGGACGATCCGACGGGTCGGCCATCTGCGGGTGTTCGCGGCCGTCGCGGCACTCGCCTCGATCGCGATCCTTCTGCAGAGCCTGTTCGTCACGCCCACCGTCTGGGCCCTGATGCGGGTCCTGACCGGCTACTGCCTCGCCAGCGCGTATATCGTGACCGAGAGCTGGCTGAACGATCGCGTCACCAACGAGCACCGGGGCGGGCTGCTGTCCGTGTACATGATCGTGAGCTACTTCGGCATGGGCGGCGGCCAGTTGCTGCTGAATACCGGCGACCCGGTCGCGCATGAACTGTTCATCCTGGTCTCGGTGCTGATCTCGTTCGCGGCGATCCCGATCCTGTTCTCGATCACGCCGCAGCCGGTCCAGGAAGCCCCGGAACGCCTCGGCGCGCCGGCCCTCTACCGGATATCCCCGCTGGGGGTCTTCGGCTCGTTCAGCACCGGGATCCTCCAGGGCGCGGTGTTCGGCATGGGCGCGGTCTACGGCCGCACCGCCGGCCTGTCGGTCGGCCAGATTTCCGTGTTCATGTTCATCCTGATCGCGGCGCCCGCCCTCGCCCAGTGGCCGATCGGCAAGCTCTCCGACCGCATGGACAGGCGCAAGGTGATCACCGGACTCGCCGCGTTTGGCGCCATTGCCTCGCTCGTCGCGATCCTGGTCACCGGCACCTGGCCGCGGCTGCTCGTCTATCTGGCCGCCGCCATCGGCGTCGGTCCCATGCTGCTGTATTCGCTGTTCATCGCGTATACCAACGACCATCTGCGCGCCGAGCAGATGGTGGCCGCGAGCAGCACCCTGATTCTGGTATTCGGCATCGGCGCCACGCTCGGCCCCTCCACGGCCGGCATCCTCATGGACGCGTTCGGTCCGACCGGATTCCTCGTGCTGCTCGCGGGCGCCCAGACGGGCATCGTGGCCTTCGCCCTGCATCGCATGCGCATTACCCGGACCGGCCCGGTGGAGGCCCAATCGCCCTGGTCGACGAATCCCGCCCGTACGGCGGCCCTGTCGCCGGCACTCGCGGAAGTCGCTGCGGAAACGGCTGACGAATCAGCCACGACAGCCGCTGGCGCGGAAGCGGCGGACACCGCCCCGGGCGGCCACGGCACCGCCGCAGACGAAGACGATACGGGCTCCCCGGGTCAGCCGGAGGAACCAGGCCGGTAA